AAGGCCGGGAAGGAGAACCCCCCGTCGCTCCTGCCATTGGACGATAACACCCCACCGCTGGGGGTCGAGATCGGACCGGTCGAAAACAGGCTCAGAAGGCGATAGGACATCGACGGAGAGGTGAACGCCTGGAAGCTCGCTCCTGCGCATGGGAGGGAAACGAGGATCGCGGCAGGAGGCCGTAACGGCGTTGGCGATGATTTCCCCGCCGAGGGAGCCCTCCTGAGGCTCCAACGTTCCCATGCACCCTCGAAGGTGGCCCTCTTTATCCTTGATGGAAACGAAAGAGGCGGCGGGCGCCTCCCAGAGTTCGGAGAAGGGAAACTCCGCCTCGGCCTCTGACGGGGAGAGAAGGTCTCCGGTTTCGAGGAAAGATTCGATGGACCGCCGGGCCAGGAGCGTCGGGTAAGGGCCCGGGACGACGGAGGCCGTCAGATAGCCGACGCCGAAGGGCCATTCGTGAGAGTGGAGGGATACCTCCAGGCTACCCGTCAGCCCCAGAAAAAAGAGGAGCGAATTCAGCCCGCAGTGGCCGGCACCTCTAACCGTCTTGAGAGAGAGGGAGAGAAGCGGATCCGGAGAGGAGAGACGCAGGGCTTTCTCCGAGGCCTCCTCGAAAAGGATTCCTTCGGGACGAAAGCCGTAAGGTCCTTCTTCCAAGAGGCAGTGAGAGAGATCGCCGCTGGCGACGAGCCCCCATCGGCCTCCTCCTGGGAGGGTGCGGAGCCTTTTACCGGAGGCGTAGGCTTCCTCCGGTGAGAGACCCGCGGGGTTGGCGACGACGAAATTCGGGCGGGAGAGGAGGAGAGAGGGAAGCATGGCGAGGGGTACGAGACTGCCGTGATCGAGGGGAGAGAGGGTCCCCTCTCTGAAGAAAACGTCGGCCGTCGATTCCAGATGACGAGCGACGCGACGT
The DNA window shown above is from Aminithiophilus ramosus and carries:
- the amrA gene encoding AmmeMemoRadiSam system protein A, which produces MWAWALFTPHPPVVVPQVGGSHRRSAEKTLLGFECLQKRLEPLPVDWILLLSPHFRYAEGLLVDGSRHFEGSLASFGAPSVALSLQGSSEESRRVARHLESTADVFFREGTLSPLDHGSLVPLAMLPSLLLSRPNFVVANPAGLSPEEAYASGKRLRTLPGGGRWGLVASGDLSHCLLEEGPYGFRPEGILFEEASEKALRLSSPDPLLSLSLKTVRGAGHCGLNSLLFFLGLTGSLEVSLHSHEWPFGVGYLTASVVPGPYPTLLARRSIESFLETGDLLSPSEAEAEFPFSELWEAPAASFVSIKDKEGHLRGCMGTLEPQEGSLGGEIIANAVTASCRDPRFPPMRRSELPGVHLSVDVLSPSEPVFDRSDLDPQRWGVIVQWQERRGVLLPGLEGVETVDDQIDIARKKAAIPLEAPFAVRRFTVRRFFETS